Proteins co-encoded in one Gossypium arboreum isolate Shixiya-1 chromosome 11, ASM2569848v2, whole genome shotgun sequence genomic window:
- the LOC108471441 gene encoding receptor-like protein kinase FERONIA, whose translation MWQKLWVSHIVGPTPNNHLYGSGYDPLPWKQRLDICIVLFGVLCARKPIDRQRLNENECHLAYWARQSVLDGTLCSIIDLYLMGQMVTECFFIFIDIAYSCTCREVNSRPVMGEVELMLERALELQEKADSYKASLCAFVPQHKSRADSDGVEGNSGISAIAQYISD comes from the coding sequence ATGTGGCAGAAATTATGGGTTTCCCACATAGTGGGACCCACTCCCAACAATCATCTCTATGGTTCTGGGTATGATCCGCTTCCATGGAAGCAGAGGCTGGATATATGCATTGTTTTATTCGGAGTGCTGTGTGCTAGAAAGCCAATCGATCGCCAGCGTTTGAACGAGAATGAATGTCATCTAGCTTATTGGGCCCGTCAGTCAGTTTTAGATGGAACCCTTTGTAGTATCATAGATCTATATTTGATGGGGCAGATGGTGACAGAGTGCTTCTTTATCTTCATCGACATCGCCTATTCCTGTACTTGTCGAGAGGTAAATTCACGGCCTGTGATGGGTGAAGTGGAGTTGATGCTAGAGCGTGCTTTGGAACTTCAAGAGAAAGCAGATTCTTATAAGGCGTCGTTGTGTGCCTTTGTTCCTCAACACAAATCTAGAGCAGACAGTGACGGTGTAGAAGGTAACTCTGGAATATCTGCTATTGCACAATACATTTCTGATTAA
- the LOC108474178 gene encoding plant-specific TFIIB-related protein PTF2, whose translation MPCRCGSHSTIRDDQTGDLVCSKCYTILDFDNYEAQIGGITGPTGTNIHIGYAGTGSLFSYKDRKIYQAKTLIHEFALRLDITYSESDITSMIDEITDGEFGEGDWFNVLIGACSYVVMRRDKKFFPAAEVAKAVGCDIYELGRMIARVVKFLKLSLPEISIAGLFEREFNNYMNRKNVAEDKKEMMMKQGIFLVNCAVKWSLTTGRRPLPVVAAVMAFVAELNAVDGLKIEDVAEHVHAVVSTCKLRYKELLAALVRVAQVLPWGKDISVKNVVKYAPFVIQYMELKSMEVPGGGGERVEPFDMEDVISECLQKVAAYGNDENLSNGDSQYFEVRNRSDFPTLSSDNDGNNLKLSHECLSLIYSTFSNEVDAEKLNGQSGQIHVRKRRGLEPYTCQDWWSGKSELSKKLLLKQILEKEVGFDMMPPSFIAGCKANERRRQKIKAAKVRINKIVDPSSAGSDGSDNLNSSEVACGGKKRKRRQASEIDWEDFVIEALLLHRVKEEDIEKGHYRALLGLYVFNSGTI comes from the coding sequence ATGCCGTGTAGGTGCGGAAGTCATTCGACCATTCGCGACGACCAGACGGGCGACCTCGTCTGCTCCAAATGCTACACCATCCTCGATTTCGACAACTACGAAGCCCAAATCGGCGGCATCACCGGTCCCACAGGCACCAATATCCACATCGGCTACGCAGGTACCGGTTCTCTCTTCTCTTACAAAGACAGGAAAATCTACCAAGCCAAAACCTTAATCCACGAATTCGCCTTGAGGCTTGACATAACTTATTCTGAAAGCGACATTACTTCTATGATCGATGAGATCACCGATGGggaattcggtgaaggcgattgGTTTAATGTTCTAATCGGTGCTTGTTCTTATGTTGTTATGAGGAGAGATAAGAAGTTTTTTCCCGCCGCCGAGGTTGCCAAGGCTGTTGGTTGTGATATTTATGAATTAGGTAGGATGATTGCTCGTGTCGTTAAGTTTCTGAAATTGAGTTTGCCTGAGATTAGTATCGCCGGTTTGTTTGAAAGAGAATTCAATAATTATATGAATAGGAAAAATGTGGCTGAGGATAAGAAAGAGATGATGATGAAACAAGGGATTTTTTTGGTCAATTGTGCTGTCAAGTGGTCTTTGACCACAGGAAGGAGGCCTTTGCCGGTGGTGGCAGCAGTGATGGCGTTTGTTGCCGAGTTGAATGCGGTGGATGGTTTGAAGATCGAGGACGTGGCAGAGCATGTTCATGCCGTGGTGTCTACTTGTAAGTTGAGGTATAAGGAGCTCTTGGCCGCACTTGTCAGGGTTGCTCAAGTGTTGCCATGGGGTAAAGATATTTCAGTGAAAAATGTGGTCAAGTATGCACCATTTGTTATTCAGTATATGGAGCTAAAGTCGATGGAAGTGCCTGGAGGAGGAGGTGAGAGGGTTGAGCCTTTTGATATGGAAGATGTGATTAGTGAGTGTTTGCAAAAAGTTGCTGCATATGGGAATGATGAGAACCTTTCAAATGGTGATTCTCAATATTTTGAGGTAAGGAATAGAAGTGATTTTCCTACATTATCTAGTGATAATGATGGAAATAACCTTAAGCTTTCACATGAATGCTTGTCCTTGATTTATTCAACGTTTTCAAACGAGGTTGATGCTGAGAAGTTGAATGGACAAAGTGGACAGATTCATGTGCGAAAGAGGAGGGGGCTCGAGCCATATACATGTCAGGATTGGTGGAGTGGGAAATCAGAATTAAGTAAAAAGCTTCTTCTAAAGCAAATTTTGGAAAAAGAAGTAGGTTTTGATATGATGCCACCGTCTTTTATTGCCGGTTGCAAGGCAAATGAGAGGAGAAGGCAAAAGATTAAAGCCGCTAAGGTGCGAATCAATAAGATAGTGGATCCATCCTCTGCTGGTTCAGATGGTAGTGACAATCTTAACTCTTCAGAAGTTGCTTGTGGTGGGAAGAAGAGAAAGAGAAGACAAGCCAGTGAAATTGATTGGGAAGATTTTGTTATTGAAGCCCTCCTTTTGCATCGGGTTAAAGAAGAAGATATCGAGAAAGGGCATTATCGAGCTTTGCTAGGTTTGTATGTCTTTAACTCTGGGACGATATGA
- the LOC108474179 gene encoding 60S ribosomal protein L18a-like encodes MVAFRFHQYQVVGRGLPTEGDQHPKIYRMKLWATNEVRAKSKFWYFLRKLKKVKKSNGQVLAINEIFEKNPTKIKNYGIWLRYQSRTGYHNMYKEYRDTTLNGAVEQMYAEMASRHRVRFPCIQIIKTATIPAKLCKRDSTKQFHNSKIKFPLVFKKVRPPTRKLKTTYKASKPNLFM; translated from the exons ATGGTTGCTTTCAGG TTTCATCAGTACCAAGTGGTGGGGCGAGGTCTCCCAACAGAAGGAGATCAGCATCCTAAGATCTACAGAATGAAGCTTTGGGCCACCAATGAAGTCCGTGCCAAATCCAAGTTTTG gtaTTTTCTGAGGAAGCTGAAGAAGGTGAAGAAAAGCAATGGACAAGTTTTAGCAATCAATGAG ATTTTTGAGAAAAACCCTACCAAGATCAAGAACTACGGCATTTGGCTCCGATATCAAAGTCGAACTGGTTATCACAACATGTACAAGGAATACCGGGACACAACTCTCAATGGTGCAGTTGAACAGATGTACGCTGAGATGGCATCTCGTCACAGGGTGAGGTTTCCATGCATTCAAATCATCAAGACAGCTACTATCCCAGCAAAACTTTGCAAGAGGGACAGCACCAAGCAATTTCACAACTCCAAGATCAAATTCCCACTGGTATTCAAGAAGGTCAGGCCACCTACTAGGAAGCTTAAGACAACATACAAGGCTTCCAAACCCAACTTGTTTATGTAG